One Candidatus Neomarinimicrobiota bacterium genomic window carries:
- a CDS encoding endonuclease: protein MIIKHILLFFLLFSVLGAAIPEGYYNSASGKSGQELQSALHKIIRGHIPKTYDDVWTCLEQTDEDPLNSNNVILLYTGRSQEKEYRDQGTSVDYSQYDGGEGIYNDSWNREHVWPKSHGFPDESDTAYTDIHHLRPADRTVNSSRGTKDFSWGDTWHDEATECKVSDTAWEPRDAVKGDVARMIFYMSVRYENTGDYDLEMVDFIPTDEYTPSLGKKSTLLQWHQSDPVDDFERNRNDVIYTLQGNRNPFIDHPEYADAIWGSTPNAPSDLTVSNETDSSVTLTWTDQSDNEDGFYVYVDGNLRKTVGENITTADITSLLSGNSYTFGVSAYNTAGESATVSVAGSTTGGAAGPLYISEVADASGTGNYIYEYLEIHNFGTGVVDAGGYIFRQIESTQSYTIPSEIHINGKGFLIIGRNANQSAFESFWGVTLGSDVVYLNSGNTFPLINGDEHYLLEDGTGDALDPADGSYTARAVSAGSRVYRLNTGNALEDWGSSSDTEATPGSLDADQSLPVTLSAFTAKAVKGTVVLEWETSAEVENQGFVISRQSTIDSRQLEVIASFATDDALTGQGSTTETTRYRYVDKTVEPGKTYVYTLADVDYAGNETILKEVEVEVEVEVEVEGAVIADGYALDPVYPNPFNATLTIPFTLTESMNVSIELYSITGQKMMTVVNREFGAGSYDYTVTTDDLSSGIYLIRTAFDRQIHTQKVVLLK, encoded by the coding sequence GTGATCATAAAACATATCCTCTTGTTCTTCCTGCTCTTTTCTGTTCTCGGTGCTGCAATTCCTGAAGGGTATTATAACAGTGCTTCGGGAAAAAGTGGTCAGGAATTGCAATCTGCCCTCCATAAAATTATCCGCGGACACATACCGAAAACCTATGATGATGTGTGGACATGCCTGGAACAGACCGATGAAGATCCTCTGAACAGCAACAATGTCATTCTTTTATACACCGGCAGGTCCCAGGAAAAAGAGTACCGGGACCAGGGGACATCGGTGGATTATTCCCAATATGACGGGGGAGAGGGTATATACAATGATTCCTGGAACCGTGAACACGTGTGGCCCAAATCCCATGGTTTTCCGGATGAATCGGATACAGCCTACACGGACATTCATCACCTGCGCCCGGCGGACAGGACCGTCAATTCGTCCCGGGGGACGAAAGATTTCAGCTGGGGGGATACCTGGCATGACGAAGCAACGGAGTGTAAAGTTTCTGATACAGCCTGGGAACCCCGGGATGCCGTGAAAGGCGATGTAGCCCGGATGATTTTTTATATGAGTGTACGATATGAAAACACCGGGGATTACGACCTTGAGATGGTGGATTTTATTCCCACCGATGAATACACACCCTCCCTGGGGAAAAAATCCACACTCCTCCAATGGCATCAGTCCGATCCGGTGGATGATTTTGAAAGAAACCGTAATGACGTCATCTACACCCTCCAGGGGAACCGGAATCCCTTCATTGACCATCCCGAATATGCGGATGCCATCTGGGGCAGCACACCCAATGCGCCCTCGGATTTGACCGTAAGCAACGAGACAGACTCCTCCGTGACCCTCACCTGGACGGACCAGTCCGATAATGAAGATGGTTTTTACGTTTACGTGGATGGGAATCTGAGAAAAACCGTAGGGGAAAATATTACCACAGCCGACATCACATCCTTGCTTTCCGGCAACAGTTATACCTTCGGTGTGAGTGCCTATAATACGGCCGGGGAATCTGCAACCGTATCCGTTGCCGGATCAACCACGGGAGGCGCGGCGGGTCCCTTGTATATCAGTGAAGTTGCCGATGCGTCGGGGACCGGGAACTATATTTACGAATATCTGGAAATACACAATTTCGGAACCGGTGTGGTGGATGCCGGGGGATATATCTTTCGACAAATCGAATCCACCCAATCGTATACCATCCCGTCAGAGATCCATATCAACGGGAAAGGTTTTCTCATCATCGGCCGTAATGCCAATCAATCGGCTTTTGAATCCTTTTGGGGGGTCACCCTGGGGAGTGATGTGGTTTATCTGAATTCCGGCAATACCTTTCCCCTCATCAATGGGGATGAACACTATCTTCTGGAGGATGGAACCGGCGACGCTTTGGATCCGGCAGATGGAAGTTACACCGCTCGGGCGGTGAGTGCCGGAAGCCGGGTTTATCGCCTGAATACAGGCAATGCTCTGGAGGATTGGGGAAGCAGCAGCGATACAGAAGCCACTCCCGGAAGCCTGGATGCCGATCAATCCCTCCCCGTCACCCTCTCCGCCTTTACGGCCAAAGCGGTGAAAGGAACCGTGGTGCTGGAATGGGAGACGAGTGCGGAAGTCGAAAACCAAGGGTTTGTTATCAGTCGACAGTCAACAATCGACAGTCGACAGTTGGAAGTTATCGCAAGTTTTGCTACGGATGATGCGCTGACAGGACAGGGGAGTACGACGGAAACGACCCGATACCGTTATGTAGATAAAACCGTAGAACCGGGGAAAACCTATGTGTACACCCTGGCGGATGTGGATTATGCGGGGAATGAAACAATTCTGAAAGAGGTTGAGGTTGAGGTTGAGGTTGAGGTTGAGGTTGAGGGGGCAGTTATAGCCGATGGCTATGCTCTGGATCCGGTCTATCCCAATCCCTTCAATGCCACCCTGACCATCCCCTTTACCCTCACCGAATCCATGAACGTCTCCATCGAACTCTACAGCATTACCGGCCAAAAAATGATGACTGTGGTGAACCGTGAATTCGGCGCCGGGTCCTATGATTATACCGTCACAACAGATGATCTCTCCTCCGGCATCTATTTGATTCGGACCGCCTTCGACCGGCAAATCCATACACAAAAAGTGGTTCTGCTGAAATAA